The following proteins come from a genomic window of Acomys russatus chromosome 17, mAcoRus1.1, whole genome shotgun sequence:
- the Kcnh3 gene encoding potassium voltage-gated channel subfamily H member 3 isoform X2, with the protein MQRGCACSFLYGPDTSELVRQQIRKALDDHKEFKAELILYRKSGLPFWCLLDVIPIKNEKGEVALFLVSHKDISDTKNRGGPDKWKERGGGRRRYGRAGAKGFNANRRRSRAVLYHLSGHLQKQPKGKHRLNKGVFGEKPNLPEYKVAAIRKSPFILLHCGALRATWDGFILLATLYVAVTVPYSVCVSTAREPSAARGPPSVCDLAVEVLFILDIVLNFRTTFVSKSGQVVFAPKSICLHYVTTWFLLDVIAALPFDLLHAFKVNVYVGAHLLKTVRLLRLLRLLPRLDRYSQYSAVVLTLLMVVFALLAHWVACIWFYIGQQEIESSESELPEIGWLQELARRLETPYYLVSRSPDGGNSSRQRENCSSGGGGGGGGGGGGSGSSSEANGTGLELLGGPSLRSAYITSLYFALSSLTSVGFGNVSANTDTEKIFSICTMLIGALMHAVVFGNVTAIIQRMYARRFLYHSRTRDLRDYIRIHRIPKPLKQRMLEYFQATWAVNNGIDTTELLQSLPDELRADIAMHLHKEVLQLPLFEAASRGCLRALSLALRPAFCTPGEYLIHQGDALQALYFVCSGSMEVLKGGTVLAILGKGDLIGCELPQREQVVKANADVKGLTYCVLQCLQLAGLHESLALYPEFAPRFSRGLRGELSYNLGAGGVSAEVDTSSLSGDNTLMSTLEEKETDGEQGPTVSPAPADEPSSPLLSPGCTSSSSAAKLLSPRRTAPRPRLGGRGRPSRTGVLKPEAGPSAHPRTLDGLRLHPMPWNVPPDLSPRVVDGIEDGCGSDQHKFSFRVGQPAPECSSSPSPGPESGLLTVPLGPSEARSTDTLDKLRQAVMELSEQVLQMREGLQSLRQAVQLILVSQGEGQCPRGPGEGPCPATDSGPLQPLRVDTGASSYCLQPQAGSVLSGTWPHPHPGHPPPLMAPWPWGPPASQSSPWPRATALWTSTSDSEPPGSGDLCSEPSTPASPPPSEEGARTGTPAPVSQAEATSTGEPPPGSGGRTLPWDPHSLEMVLIGCHGPSTVQWTQEEGTGV; encoded by the exons ATGCAGCGGGGCTGCGCCTGCTCCTTCCTCTATGGGCCAGACACCAGCGAGCTGGTCCGCCAGCAGATCCGCAAGGCCCTGGATGATCACAAAGAGTTCAAGGCTGAACTGATCCTGTACCGCAAGAGCG GGCTTCCATTCTGGTGTCTCCTGGATGTGATACCTATAAAAAATGAGAAGGGGGAGGTGGCCCTCTTTCTGGTCTCTCACAAGGACATCAGCGACACCAAGAACCGAGGAGGCCCTGacaagtggaaggagagag gtGGCGGCAGGCGTCGATATGGCCGGGCAGGAGCCAAAGGCTTTAACGCTAACAGGAGGCGGAGCAGGGCCGTGCTCTACCACCTGTCCGGCCACTTGCAGAAGCAACCCAAGGGCAAGCACAGGCTCAATAAG ggagtGTTTGGAGAGAAGCCAAATTTGCCTGAATATAAAGTCGCCGCCATCCGGAAGTCACCCTTTATCCTGCTGCACTGTGGGGCTCTGAGAGCCACCTGGGATGGCTTCATCTTGCTTGCCACACTCTATGTGGCTGTCACTGTGCCGTACAGCGTGTGCGTGAGCACAGCCCGGGAGCCCAGTGCTGCCCGCGGCCCGCCTAGTGTCTGTGACCTGGCCGTAGAGGTTCTCTTCATCCTCG ATATTGTGTTGAATTTCCGTACCACATTTGTGTCCAAGTCAGGCCAGGTGGTATTTGCCCCAAAGTCCATTTGCCTCCACTACGTCACCACCTGGTTCCTGCTGGATGTCATAGCAGCACTGCCCTTTGACCTACTACATGCCTTCAAGGTCAACGTG TACGTTGGGGCGCACCTGCTGAAGACCGTGCGCCTGCTGCGCCTCCTGCGCCTGCTGCCGAGACTGGACCGGTACTCACAGTACAGCGCTGTCGTGCTCACCTTGCTCATGGTGGTGTTCGCCCTGCTAGCCCACTGGGTGGCCTGCATCTGGTTCTACATCGGCCAACAGGAGATAGAGAGCAGCGAATCCGAGCTGCCGGAGATAG gctggctgcaggAGCTGGCGCGCAGGCTGGAGACCCCCTACTACCTGGTGAGCCGGAGTCCAGATGGAGGGAACAGCTCTAGACAGAGGGAAAActgcagcagcggcggcggcggcggcggcggcggcggcggcggcggcagcggcagcagcagtgaAGCCAACGGGACCGGGCTGGAGCTTCTGGGCGGCCCGTCCCTACGCAGCGCTTACATCACCTCCCTGTACTTCGCACTCAGCAGCCTCACCAGTGTGGGCTTCGGCAATGTGTCCGCCAACACCGACACCGAGAAGATCTTCTCCATCTGCACCATGCTTATCGGAG CCCTGATGCACGCAGTGGTGTTTGGCAACGTGACGGCCATCATCCAACGCATGTACGCTCGCCGCTTCCTGTACCACAGCCGCACTCGCGACCTGCGGGACTACATCCGCATCCACCGCATCCCCAAGCCCCTCAAACAGCGCATGCTCGAGTACTTCCAGGCCACGTGGGCTGTGAACAATGGCATCGACACCACCGAG CTCCTGCAGAGCCTCCCGGATGAGCTTCGTGCAGACATCGCCATGCACCTGCACAAGGAGGTCCTGCAGCTGCCACTGTTCGAGGCAGCGAGCCGTGGCTGCCTTCGGGCACTGTCCCTGGCCCTGAGGCCCGCCTTCTGCACACCTGGCGAGTACCTCATTCACCAGGGCGATGCTCTGCAGGCCCTCTACTTTGTCTGCTCAGGTTCCATGGAGGTCCTCAAAGGCGGCACCGTGCTTGCCATCCTAG GGAAGGGTGACCTGATCGGCTGCGAGCTGCCCCAGCGGGAGCAAGTGGTAAAGGCCAATGCCGACGTGAAGGGGCTGACATACTGCGTCCTACAGTGTCTGCAGCTGGCTGGGCTGCACGAGAGCCTCGCGCTGTACCCCGAGTTTGCCCCACGCTTTAGCCGTGGCCTCCGAGGGGAGCTCAGCTACAACTTGGGAGCTGGGGGAGTCTCTGCAGAG GTGGACACCAGCTCCCTGAGTGGTGACAACACCCTCATGTCAACcctggaggagaaggagacagacGGGGAGCAGGGACCCACAGTCTCACCAGCCCCCGCGGACGAGCCCTCCAGTCCCCTGCTGTCACCTGGCTGTACCTCATCCTCCTCGGCCGCAAAACTTCTGTCCCCACGTCGAACTGCACCCAGGCCACGGCTGGGTGGCAGAGGGCGGCCCAGTAGGACGGGGGTTTTGAAGCCCGAGGCTGGTCCTTCTGCTCATCCACGGACCCTAGATGGGCTGCGGCTGCACCCCATGCCATGGAATGTACCCCCAGACCTGAGCCCCAG GGTCGTAGATGGCATTGAGGATGGCTGCGGCTCTGACCAGCACAAGTTCTCTTTCCGAGTGGGTCAACCTGCCCCAGAATGTAGCAGCAGCCCCTCCCCGGGACCAG AGAGCGGCCTGCTCACCGTTCCCTTGGGGCCCAGTGAGGCAAGGAGCACAGACACACTGGACAAGCTGCGCCAGGCG GTGATGGAGCTGTCCGAACAGGTGCTGCAGATGCGAGAAGGATTGCAGTCACTTCGCCAGGCTGTGCAGCTCATCCTGGTATCCCAAGGAGAAGGCCAGTGTCCCCGGGGACCAGGAGAGGGGCCGTGCCCAGCCACTGACTCTGGACCCCTACAGCCCTTGCGTGTGGACACTGGGGCATCCTCCTACTGCCTGCAACCCCAAGCAGGTTCTGTTTTGAGTGGGACCTGGCCTCACCCTCATCCAGGGCACCCTCCTCCCCTCATGGCACCCTGGCCCTGGGGGCCCCCAGCATCCCAGAGCTCCCCTTGGCCTCGAGCCACGGCTTTATGGACCTCCACCTCAGACTCTGAGCCCCCTGGCTCTGGAGACCTGTGCTCTGAGCCCAGCACCCCAGCCTCACCCCCTCCTTCTGAGGAAGGAGCCAGGACTGGGACCCCAGCACCTGTGAGCCAGGCAGAGGCTACTAGTACGGGGGAGCCCCCTCCAGGATCAGGGGGCCGGACCTTGCCCTGGGATCCCCACAGCCTGGAGATGGTGCTCATTGGCTGCCATGGTCCTAGCACAGTCCAGTGGACCCAGGAAGAGGGCACAGGGGTCTGA
- the Kcnh3 gene encoding potassium voltage-gated channel subfamily H member 3 isoform X1, which yields MPAMRGLLAPQNTFLDTIATRFDGTHSNFVLGNAQVAGLFPVVYCSDGFCDLTGFSRAEVMQRGCACSFLYGPDTSELVRQQIRKALDDHKEFKAELILYRKSGLPFWCLLDVIPIKNEKGEVALFLVSHKDISDTKNRGGPDKWKERGGGRRRYGRAGAKGFNANRRRSRAVLYHLSGHLQKQPKGKHRLNKGVFGEKPNLPEYKVAAIRKSPFILLHCGALRATWDGFILLATLYVAVTVPYSVCVSTAREPSAARGPPSVCDLAVEVLFILDIVLNFRTTFVSKSGQVVFAPKSICLHYVTTWFLLDVIAALPFDLLHAFKVNVYVGAHLLKTVRLLRLLRLLPRLDRYSQYSAVVLTLLMVVFALLAHWVACIWFYIGQQEIESSESELPEIGWLQELARRLETPYYLVSRSPDGGNSSRQRENCSSGGGGGGGGGGGGSGSSSEANGTGLELLGGPSLRSAYITSLYFALSSLTSVGFGNVSANTDTEKIFSICTMLIGALMHAVVFGNVTAIIQRMYARRFLYHSRTRDLRDYIRIHRIPKPLKQRMLEYFQATWAVNNGIDTTELLQSLPDELRADIAMHLHKEVLQLPLFEAASRGCLRALSLALRPAFCTPGEYLIHQGDALQALYFVCSGSMEVLKGGTVLAILGKGDLIGCELPQREQVVKANADVKGLTYCVLQCLQLAGLHESLALYPEFAPRFSRGLRGELSYNLGAGGVSAEVDTSSLSGDNTLMSTLEEKETDGEQGPTVSPAPADEPSSPLLSPGCTSSSSAAKLLSPRRTAPRPRLGGRGRPSRTGVLKPEAGPSAHPRTLDGLRLHPMPWNVPPDLSPRVVDGIEDGCGSDQHKFSFRVGQPAPECSSSPSPGPESGLLTVPLGPSEARSTDTLDKLRQAVMELSEQVLQMREGLQSLRQAVQLILVSQGEGQCPRGPGEGPCPATDSGPLQPLRVDTGASSYCLQPQAGSVLSGTWPHPHPGHPPPLMAPWPWGPPASQSSPWPRATALWTSTSDSEPPGSGDLCSEPSTPASPPPSEEGARTGTPAPVSQAEATSTGEPPPGSGGRTLPWDPHSLEMVLIGCHGPSTVQWTQEEGTGV from the exons ATGCCGGCCATGCGGGGGCTCCTGGCGCCGCAGAACACCTTCCTGGACACCATCGCCACGCGCTTCGACGGGACGC ACAGTAACTTCGTGCTGGGCAACGCCCAGGTGGCGGGGCTGTTCCCTGTGGTCTACTGCTCTGATGGCTTCTGTGACCTCACGGGTTTCTCCAGGGCTGAGGTCATGCAGCGGGGCTGCGCCTGCTCCTTCCTCTATGGGCCAGACACCAGCGAGCTGGTCCGCCAGCAGATCCGCAAGGCCCTGGATGATCACAAAGAGTTCAAGGCTGAACTGATCCTGTACCGCAAGAGCG GGCTTCCATTCTGGTGTCTCCTGGATGTGATACCTATAAAAAATGAGAAGGGGGAGGTGGCCCTCTTTCTGGTCTCTCACAAGGACATCAGCGACACCAAGAACCGAGGAGGCCCTGacaagtggaaggagagag gtGGCGGCAGGCGTCGATATGGCCGGGCAGGAGCCAAAGGCTTTAACGCTAACAGGAGGCGGAGCAGGGCCGTGCTCTACCACCTGTCCGGCCACTTGCAGAAGCAACCCAAGGGCAAGCACAGGCTCAATAAG ggagtGTTTGGAGAGAAGCCAAATTTGCCTGAATATAAAGTCGCCGCCATCCGGAAGTCACCCTTTATCCTGCTGCACTGTGGGGCTCTGAGAGCCACCTGGGATGGCTTCATCTTGCTTGCCACACTCTATGTGGCTGTCACTGTGCCGTACAGCGTGTGCGTGAGCACAGCCCGGGAGCCCAGTGCTGCCCGCGGCCCGCCTAGTGTCTGTGACCTGGCCGTAGAGGTTCTCTTCATCCTCG ATATTGTGTTGAATTTCCGTACCACATTTGTGTCCAAGTCAGGCCAGGTGGTATTTGCCCCAAAGTCCATTTGCCTCCACTACGTCACCACCTGGTTCCTGCTGGATGTCATAGCAGCACTGCCCTTTGACCTACTACATGCCTTCAAGGTCAACGTG TACGTTGGGGCGCACCTGCTGAAGACCGTGCGCCTGCTGCGCCTCCTGCGCCTGCTGCCGAGACTGGACCGGTACTCACAGTACAGCGCTGTCGTGCTCACCTTGCTCATGGTGGTGTTCGCCCTGCTAGCCCACTGGGTGGCCTGCATCTGGTTCTACATCGGCCAACAGGAGATAGAGAGCAGCGAATCCGAGCTGCCGGAGATAG gctggctgcaggAGCTGGCGCGCAGGCTGGAGACCCCCTACTACCTGGTGAGCCGGAGTCCAGATGGAGGGAACAGCTCTAGACAGAGGGAAAActgcagcagcggcggcggcggcggcggcggcggcggcggcggcggcagcggcagcagcagtgaAGCCAACGGGACCGGGCTGGAGCTTCTGGGCGGCCCGTCCCTACGCAGCGCTTACATCACCTCCCTGTACTTCGCACTCAGCAGCCTCACCAGTGTGGGCTTCGGCAATGTGTCCGCCAACACCGACACCGAGAAGATCTTCTCCATCTGCACCATGCTTATCGGAG CCCTGATGCACGCAGTGGTGTTTGGCAACGTGACGGCCATCATCCAACGCATGTACGCTCGCCGCTTCCTGTACCACAGCCGCACTCGCGACCTGCGGGACTACATCCGCATCCACCGCATCCCCAAGCCCCTCAAACAGCGCATGCTCGAGTACTTCCAGGCCACGTGGGCTGTGAACAATGGCATCGACACCACCGAG CTCCTGCAGAGCCTCCCGGATGAGCTTCGTGCAGACATCGCCATGCACCTGCACAAGGAGGTCCTGCAGCTGCCACTGTTCGAGGCAGCGAGCCGTGGCTGCCTTCGGGCACTGTCCCTGGCCCTGAGGCCCGCCTTCTGCACACCTGGCGAGTACCTCATTCACCAGGGCGATGCTCTGCAGGCCCTCTACTTTGTCTGCTCAGGTTCCATGGAGGTCCTCAAAGGCGGCACCGTGCTTGCCATCCTAG GGAAGGGTGACCTGATCGGCTGCGAGCTGCCCCAGCGGGAGCAAGTGGTAAAGGCCAATGCCGACGTGAAGGGGCTGACATACTGCGTCCTACAGTGTCTGCAGCTGGCTGGGCTGCACGAGAGCCTCGCGCTGTACCCCGAGTTTGCCCCACGCTTTAGCCGTGGCCTCCGAGGGGAGCTCAGCTACAACTTGGGAGCTGGGGGAGTCTCTGCAGAG GTGGACACCAGCTCCCTGAGTGGTGACAACACCCTCATGTCAACcctggaggagaaggagacagacGGGGAGCAGGGACCCACAGTCTCACCAGCCCCCGCGGACGAGCCCTCCAGTCCCCTGCTGTCACCTGGCTGTACCTCATCCTCCTCGGCCGCAAAACTTCTGTCCCCACGTCGAACTGCACCCAGGCCACGGCTGGGTGGCAGAGGGCGGCCCAGTAGGACGGGGGTTTTGAAGCCCGAGGCTGGTCCTTCTGCTCATCCACGGACCCTAGATGGGCTGCGGCTGCACCCCATGCCATGGAATGTACCCCCAGACCTGAGCCCCAG GGTCGTAGATGGCATTGAGGATGGCTGCGGCTCTGACCAGCACAAGTTCTCTTTCCGAGTGGGTCAACCTGCCCCAGAATGTAGCAGCAGCCCCTCCCCGGGACCAG AGAGCGGCCTGCTCACCGTTCCCTTGGGGCCCAGTGAGGCAAGGAGCACAGACACACTGGACAAGCTGCGCCAGGCG GTGATGGAGCTGTCCGAACAGGTGCTGCAGATGCGAGAAGGATTGCAGTCACTTCGCCAGGCTGTGCAGCTCATCCTGGTATCCCAAGGAGAAGGCCAGTGTCCCCGGGGACCAGGAGAGGGGCCGTGCCCAGCCACTGACTCTGGACCCCTACAGCCCTTGCGTGTGGACACTGGGGCATCCTCCTACTGCCTGCAACCCCAAGCAGGTTCTGTTTTGAGTGGGACCTGGCCTCACCCTCATCCAGGGCACCCTCCTCCCCTCATGGCACCCTGGCCCTGGGGGCCCCCAGCATCCCAGAGCTCCCCTTGGCCTCGAGCCACGGCTTTATGGACCTCCACCTCAGACTCTGAGCCCCCTGGCTCTGGAGACCTGTGCTCTGAGCCCAGCACCCCAGCCTCACCCCCTCCTTCTGAGGAAGGAGCCAGGACTGGGACCCCAGCACCTGTGAGCCAGGCAGAGGCTACTAGTACGGGGGAGCCCCCTCCAGGATCAGGGGGCCGGACCTTGCCCTGGGATCCCCACAGCCTGGAGATGGTGCTCATTGGCTGCCATGGTCCTAGCACAGTCCAGTGGACCCAGGAAGAGGGCACAGGGGTCTGA
- the Mcrs1 gene encoding microspherule protein 1, which translates to MDKDSQGLLDSSLMASGAASRSEDEESLAGQKRASSQALGTIPKRRSSSRFIKRKKFDDELVESSLAKSSTRVKGASGVDSGRCSGSEPSSSEKKKVSKAPSTPVPPSPAPTPGLTKRVKKSKQPLQVTKDLGRWKPADDLLLINAVLQTNDLTSVHLGVKFSCRFTLREVQERWYALLYDPVISKLACQAMRQLHPEAIAAVQSKALFSKAEEQLLSRVGSTSQPTLETFQDLLHRHPDAFYLARTAKALQAHWQLMKQYYLLEDQTVQPLPKGDQVLNFSDAEDLIDDSKLKDMRDEVLEHELTVADRRQKREIRQLEQELHKWQVLVDSITGMSSPDFDNQTLAVLRGRMVRYLMRSREITLGRATKDNQIDVDLSLEGPAWKISRKQGIIKLKNNGDFFIANEGRRPIYIDGRPVLCGSKWRLSNNSVVEIASLRFVFLINQDLIALIRAEAAKVTPQ; encoded by the exons ATGGACAAAG aTTCTCAGGGGCTGCTAGATTCATCCCTGATGGCATCAGGCGCTGCCAGCCGCTCAGAGGATGAGGAGTCACTGGCAGGACAGAAGCGAGcctcctcccaagccctgggcaCGATCCCTAAGCGGAGAAGCTCTTCCAG GTTTATCAAAAGGAAGAAATTTGACGATGAACTCGTAGAGAGCAGCCTGGCCAAGTCCTCTACCCGCGTGAAGGGGGCCAGCGGAGTGGATTCAGGCCGCTGTTCAGGGAGCGAACCTTCCTCTAGTGAGAAGAAGAAG GTATCCAAGGCTCCCAGTACTCCTGTGCCACCCAGCCCTGCCCCGACCCCTGGACTCACCAAGCGtgtgaagaaaagcaaacagccaCTTCAGGTGACCAAGGATCTGGGCCGATGGAAGCCTGCAGATGACCTCCTCCTCATCAATGCTGTTCTGCAG ACCAATGACCTGACATCTGTTCACCTGGGCGTGAAGTTCAGCTGCCGCTTCACCCTCCGGGAAGTTCAGGAGCGCTGGTACGCCCTGCTCTACGACCCTGTCATCTCCAA ACTGGCTTGTCAGGCCATGAGGCAGCTACACCCAGAAGCCATCGCGGCTGTTCAGAGCAAGGCCCTATTCAGCAAGGCCGAGGAGCAGCTGCTGAGCAGAGTGGGGTCG ACCAGCCAGCCCACCTTGGAAACCTTCCAGGACTTGCTGCACAGACACCCTGATGCCTTCTACCTGGCCCGAACTGCCAAGGCCCTACAGGCCCACTGGCAGCTCATGAAACAGTATTACTTACTCGAGGATCAGACAG TGCAGCCACTGCCTAAGGGGGACCAAGTGCTAAACTTCTCTGATGCAGAGGACCTGATTGACGACAGTAAGCTCAA GGACATGCGAGATGAAGTCCTGGAACATG AGCTGACAGTGGCTGACCGGCGCCAGAAGCGTGAGATCCGGCAGCTGGAACAGGAACTGCATAAGTGGCAGGTGCTGGTGGACAGCATCACAG GCATGAGCTCTCCAGACTTCGACAACCAGACCCTGGCAGTGCTGCGGGGCCGCATGGTGCGCTACCTGATGCGCTCTCGTGAG ATCACCCTCGGCAGAGCAACCAAGGACAACCAGATCGACGTGGACTTGTCTCTAGAAGGTCCAGCCTGGAAGATCTCCCGAAAGCAAG GTATCATCAAGCTGAAAAACAACGGTGACTTCTTCATTGCCAACGAGGGCCGGCGGCCAATCTATATTGATGGGCGGCCTGTGCTGTGTGGCTCCAAGTGGCGGCTGAGCAACAACTCTGTGGTGGAg aTCGCCAGCCTGCGATTCGTCTTCCTTATCAACCAGGACCTCATTGCCCTCATCCGGGCTGAGGCTGCCAAGGTCACACCACAGTGA